A window from Zingiber officinale cultivar Zhangliang chromosome 7A, Zo_v1.1, whole genome shotgun sequence encodes these proteins:
- the LOC122001129 gene encoding uncharacterized protein LOC122001129, whose amino-acid sequence MAAPCRPLAVSLLLLVILLPSSPVSEGLYLGQWRTLVSLSHSLLSRVSNARAARGDLAGAERARRIADKLRLLGGSGGGIWSLGWDFAWNYAWRGVGIPTAEVSRAAARLMEALAEASRIESGAERARWALRNYRELVGLADPLFKSLLRTFSRSGPLREMVLILQKEAAEGELLKDCLEIGAADLEGLLRIAKDLLFSSSSNLSEAEL is encoded by the exons ATGGCGGCGCCGTGTCGTCCTCTCGCcgtctccctcctcctcctcgtcaTCCTCCTGCCCTCCTCTCCAGTTTCCGAAGGCCTCTATCTAGGGCAGTGGAGGACGCTCGTCTCCCTTTCCCATTCACTCCTCAGCCGCGTCTCTAACGCTCGCGCCGCGCGGGGCGATCTCGCTGGCGCCGAACGCGCTCGTAGGATCGCTGACAAACTCCGCCTCTTAGGAGGTTCTGGAGGAGGTATCTGGTCGTTGGGATGGGACTTCGCCTGGAACTACGCTTGGCGAGGCGTAGGGATCCCGACGGCTGAGGTCTCCCGCGCCGCTGCACGGCTGATGGAGGCTCTGGCAGAGGCGAGCAGGATTGAGTCTGGAGCCGAAAGGGCGAGGTGGGCGCTTCGCAATTATCGGGAGCTCGTCGGACTTGCTGACCCTTTGTTCAAAAGCCTACTTCGAACCTTCTCCAGATCA GGGCCATTGAGGGAGATGGTCTTGATACTGCAGAAAGAGGCGGCGGAGGGGGAGCTTCTGAAGGATTGTTTGGAAATTGGTGCTGCAGATCTCGAAGGCTTACTTCGAATAGCGAAGGATCTtctgttctcctcctcctccaattTGAGTGAAGCAGAGCTTTAG
- the LOC121999261 gene encoding integrin-linked protein kinase 1-like, which yields MSLPIPFSILYEPAIYDRAMDAGFSRGKQPSVVGSEVISERGGAGPSSSIDPTLGVRLLFLACEGNLAGMEEMVAAGADVNYRDMNGRTALHIVACQGSLAVLDFLLKNGAFVDAEDRWGGTPLAEALRCQNDEVVKILKEYGAKTLIASMNAYIAAMVAEFEIDPSDIDLEKSVDTAEEKTVPAKWRALPVIVKKFSEDTITDVDKLRAFRDEVAVLRQIRHPNIVIFFGVVTQSHPMMIITEYLPKGDLCEYLRQKKSIKPLLAVRFARDIARGMNYLHEHKPEAIIHRNLQPVNILRDDSMHLKVANFGLSKMSKRSETLKEERPFSSLGITCRYMAPEIYFNEEYNTKVDVFSFSLILQEMIEGCPPFPSKQELEIPKAYAENMRPPFRASTKLYAYGLRELIEHCWRRNPADRPTFREIIRQLTAIEDKLHRLKNKVGLLNCLHKSIICKTDSASDSSNASSRNSSHQVLVDDLVHRLMVNLEQGSWHIGL from the exons ATGTCCCTTCCGATCCCTTTTTCAATCCTCTACGAGCCTGCAATCTACGATCGAGCAATGGATGCGGGGTTCTCCCGCGGGAAGCAGCCTTCCGTCGTCGGCAGCGAAGTGATCAGTGAGCGCGGCGGCGCCGGGCCTTCTTCCTCCATTGACCCAACTCTCGGCGTCCGTCTTTTGTTCCTCGCCTGCGAGGGTAACCTCGCCGGCATGGAGGAGATGGTTGCCGCCGGCGCCGATGTCAACTACCGGGACATGAACGGCCGGACCGCCTTGCACATTGTCGCCTGCCAGGGTTCCCTCGCCGTCCTCGATTTTCTGCTGAAAAATGGTGCTTTCGTCGACGCGGAGGATCGGTGGGGTGGTACG CCACTAGCAGAAGCATTACGTTGCCAAAATGATGAAGTAGTCAAGATTTTGAAGGAGTATGGTGCAAAGACACTG ATTGCTTCTATGAATGCATACATTGCTGCTATGGTTGCTGAATTTGAGATTGACCCCAGTGATATTGATTTAGAAAAAAGTGTTGACACAGCTGAG GAAAAGACTGTACCAGCAAAATGGCGTGCACTTCCTGTCATTGTTAAAAAGTTCAGTGAAGACACAATAACTGATGTTGACAAATT AAGGGCATTTAGAGATGAAGTTGCAGTGCTTCGACAAATACGACATCCAAATATTGTCATCTTCTTCGGTGTTGTTACTCAAAGCCATCCAATGATGATTATCACAGAATATTTGCCTAAG GGTGACTTGTGTGAATATCTCAgacaaaaaaaatctataaaaccATTATTAGCAGTTCGATTTGCACGGGATATTGCAAG aGGTATGAACTACTTACATGAGCACAAACCAGAAGCTATAATCCATCGTAATCTTCAACCAGT aaatattttaaGGGATGATTCCATGCATTTGAAAGTTGCAAACTTTGGCCTCAGCAAGATGTCAAAAAGGTCCGAGACTCTAAAAGAGGAAAGACCATTTTCATCTCTAGGCATCACTT GCAGGTATATGGCACCGGAAATTTATTTCAATGAGGAGTACAATACAAAAGTAGATGTCTTCTCATTTTCTTTGATTTTACAAGAG ATGATTGAAGGATGCCCTCCTTTTCCTAGCAAACAAGAATTGGAAATTCCAAAAGCCTATGCAGAAAATATGAGACCACCTTTCAGAGCATCAACAAAGTTGTATGCTTATGGATTAAGAGA GTTAATTGAGCATTGTTGGAGGAGAAATCCTGCTGATAGGCCAACATTTAGAGAGATTATTCGACAGTTGACAGCTATAGAAGATAAACTTCACAGATTAAAAAATAAG GTAGGACTACTGAACTGTCTTCATAAATCTATCATTTGCAAGACAGATAGTGCAAGCgattcatccaatgcatccagtAGAAATTCATC TCATCAGGTTTTGGTAGATGATCTTGTTCACAGGCTGATGGTTAATCTAGAACAAGGGAGCTGGCATATCGGACTCTAA
- the LOC122001128 gene encoding GDSL esterase/lipase At5g45670-like, whose product MAHAGELTGKAPMAVVVAVVVLLLVLELPAKADPQVPCYFIFGDSLVDNGNNNDMGSLAVANYPPYGIDFDGPSGRFTNGLTTVDVIARLLGFNDLIPPYATTRGRALLSGANFASAAAGIREETGRQLGGRIPFGGQLQNYQSAVQEMVSILGDEDSAANYLSKCIFSVGMGSNDYLNNYFMPAFYNTGQQYTPEQFADELIQQYSQQLRTLYNYGARKVALIGVGQVGCSPNELAQHSPNGVTCVEEINSAIKIFNGKLINLVDQFNTMDGAHFIYINGYGIFEDIIKNAGSYGLTVTNRGCCGVGRNNGQITCLPYQSPCSNRKEYLFFDAFHPTEAGNIIVGRRSYKAGSPSDAYPMDISHLVRV is encoded by the exons ATGGCACACGCGGGCGAGCTGACGGGCAAAGCACCAATGGCGGTGGTGGTGGCAGTGGTGGTGTTGCTGTTGGTCTTGGAGTTGCCGGCGAAGGCAGACCCGCAAGTGCCGTGCTACTTCATCTTCGGCGACTCGCTCGTCGACAATGGCAATAACAACGATATGGGGTCGCTGGCGGTCGCCAACTACCCGCCATACGGCATCGACTTCGATGGTCCAAGCGGACGGTTCACCAATGGCTTGACCACCGTCGACGTTATCG CTCGACTTCTGGGATTTAACGACTTAATACCGCCCTACGCAACCACAAGAGGCCGAGCGCTCCTCTCCGGCGCCAATTTCGCTTCCGCGGCTGCTGGAATCAGAGAAGAAACTGGCCGGCAACTG GGTGGCAGAATACCATTTGGTGGGCAATTGCAGAACTACCAATCAGCAGTGCAGGAAATGGTGAGCATTCTGGGAGACGAGGACTCTGCAGCCAATTACCTGAGCAAGTGCATCTTCTCCGTTGGCATGGGAAGCAATGACTACCTCAACAACTACTTCATGCCGGCCTTCTACAACACCGGCCAGCAGTACACTCCTGAGCAATTTGCCGATGAGCTCATCCAACAGTATTCTCAACAGCTAAGG ACTCTGTACAACTATGGAGCGAGAAAGGTGGCGTTGATAGGAGTTGGCCAGGTCGGGTGCTCCCCCAACGAGCTGGCTCAGCACAGCCCCAATGGAGTCACCTGCGTCGAGGAGATCAACAGCGCCATCAAAATCTTCAATGGGAAGCTGATCAACTTGGTGGACCAATTCAACACCATGGACGGAGCACATTTCATCTATATCAATGGCTATGGAATCtttgaggacattatcaaaaATGCTGGATCTTACG GTTTGACTGTTACGAACAGGGGATGTTGTGGGGTGGGGAGGAACAATGGGCAGATTACATGTCTGCCTTACCAATCACCATGCTCAAACAGGAAGGAGTACTTGTTCTTTGATGCCTTCCATCCAACGGAAGCTGGGAATATCATCGTTGGAAGGAGATCTTATAAAGCTGGATCACCTTCTGATGCATACCCTATGGACATCAGTCACCTTGTACGAGTATGA